From a region of the Nitrospira sp. genome:
- a CDS encoding glycogen/starch/alpha-glucan phosphorylase, with protein MSDRLDELRRQYGCGPVSFYGTEDALYERHLVFDNVVAPEKAGPRERFEAVARSIRDVISQRWLRTEQAYEQKNPKRVYYLSMEFLLGRMLANNVTNALLGPLAFEAMKKRGLDPLPLTDMEPDAGLGNGGLGRLAACFIDSMATLELPGMGYGLRYEYGMFKQTIKDGWQVEQPDNWLRRPDPWEVARLEEAVEVELNCSFELRAGEFHPIIGRPSILLGIPFDRPVIGYGGKTINTLRLWAAASPDYFDYQQFSRGDTVGALAETLTADTLTRVLYPDDSTYRGQGLRFLQEYFLVACSLADLVRRFRHANNDWSALPEKVAIQLNDTHPAMAVPELMRILLDEARLGWEQAWDLTQRSLAYTNHTLLPEALEKWPLRWFEVLLPRVAEIMCEIDRRFLDSVRAQAPNDRSRLNRVNLIEDGTERKVRMAHLAIIGSHSTNGVSAIHSKLLRTRLVPDLAEIFPTRFNNKTNGVTPRRWLLLCNPGLTRVITDAIGDGWITDLSQLARLKPLAGDKGLQERFRKAKREAKVRFVDWLKATTGEVVDPDTIFDSQIKRIHEYKRQLLNALHIVVLYNRLRENPHLEFSPRTFFFAGKAAPAYALAKLIIKFINNLAGTINGDPAMSGRLRVLFVPNYCVTLAEHLIPASDVSEQISTAGYEASGTSNMKFMMNGALTIGTRDGATIEMAEEAGEENFFLFGLSAQEVADSRGWYNPRWHYENEPETRRALDLIVSDHFSRHEPGAFNPIREALLTHGDYYMHLADLKSYSETQERLGRLYADPQGWATKAILNVASSGKFSSDRTIAEYARDIWRVTPCPVS; from the coding sequence ATGAGTGATCGTCTGGACGAGCTTCGCCGGCAATATGGATGCGGGCCTGTTTCGTTCTACGGGACAGAGGATGCCCTCTACGAACGGCATCTTGTGTTCGACAATGTCGTTGCGCCCGAGAAAGCCGGCCCGCGCGAGCGGTTTGAGGCAGTGGCACGGTCAATCCGCGACGTCATTTCGCAACGGTGGCTCCGGACGGAACAGGCATACGAGCAGAAGAACCCCAAGCGGGTGTATTACCTGTCGATGGAGTTCCTGCTCGGGCGGATGCTCGCCAACAACGTCACCAATGCGCTGCTGGGACCGTTGGCGTTTGAGGCCATGAAAAAGCGGGGGCTCGACCCACTGCCGCTGACCGACATGGAGCCGGATGCCGGCTTGGGTAACGGAGGACTTGGCAGGCTGGCGGCATGCTTTATTGATTCGATGGCGACGCTTGAACTTCCGGGCATGGGGTACGGTCTCCGGTACGAATACGGCATGTTCAAGCAAACGATCAAAGACGGCTGGCAAGTCGAGCAGCCCGACAATTGGCTGAGGCGTCCGGATCCCTGGGAAGTGGCACGATTGGAGGAAGCGGTTGAAGTGGAGTTGAACTGTTCGTTCGAACTCCGCGCAGGGGAATTCCATCCTATCATCGGCCGGCCGTCGATTCTCCTCGGCATCCCGTTCGACCGGCCGGTGATCGGCTACGGAGGGAAGACGATCAACACGCTTCGCCTCTGGGCCGCCGCCAGTCCGGACTACTTTGATTATCAGCAATTCAGCCGCGGCGACACCGTGGGCGCGCTGGCGGAAACGCTCACCGCCGACACGCTCACGCGCGTGCTCTATCCCGATGATTCGACGTATAGGGGACAGGGACTGCGCTTCCTGCAGGAGTATTTCCTCGTCGCCTGTTCGCTTGCCGATCTTGTCCGCCGCTTCCGGCATGCGAACAATGACTGGAGCGCCTTGCCGGAAAAGGTGGCGATCCAACTGAACGACACGCACCCGGCGATGGCTGTGCCTGAGCTCATGCGGATCCTGCTCGATGAGGCGCGCCTGGGCTGGGAGCAAGCCTGGGACCTGACACAGCGTTCCCTCGCGTATACGAACCATACCCTGTTGCCCGAAGCATTGGAGAAATGGCCGCTCAGATGGTTTGAAGTCTTGCTCCCGCGGGTTGCGGAGATCATGTGCGAGATCGACCGGCGTTTTCTCGACTCAGTACGGGCTCAGGCCCCCAACGACCGATCCCGCCTCAACCGTGTCAATCTCATCGAGGACGGCACAGAGCGGAAAGTTCGCATGGCCCACCTCGCCATCATCGGCTCACACAGCACGAACGGTGTCAGCGCCATTCACTCCAAGCTGTTGCGGACGCGGCTTGTGCCGGACCTCGCCGAGATATTCCCGACACGGTTCAACAACAAGACCAACGGCGTCACGCCCCGCCGGTGGTTGCTGCTCTGCAATCCCGGATTGACACGTGTGATTACCGATGCGATCGGCGATGGCTGGATTACCGACCTCAGCCAATTGGCCAGATTGAAGCCGCTTGCCGGGGACAAGGGGCTTCAGGAGCGTTTTCGCAAGGCCAAACGGGAAGCCAAGGTGCGGTTCGTGGATTGGCTCAAGGCGACAACCGGTGAGGTGGTAGATCCCGATACGATCTTTGATAGCCAGATTAAACGCATTCACGAATATAAGCGGCAACTCCTCAACGCCTTGCACATCGTAGTGCTCTACAATCGTCTGCGCGAGAATCCACACCTCGAGTTTTCGCCGCGCACGTTCTTCTTCGCCGGCAAGGCGGCGCCGGCCTACGCCCTCGCTAAGCTCATCATCAAGTTCATCAATAACCTGGCGGGAACCATCAATGGAGATCCTGCCATGAGCGGGCGGCTGAGAGTCCTATTCGTGCCTAACTACTGCGTCACACTGGCCGAACATCTCATTCCGGCCAGCGATGTGTCCGAACAGATCTCGACCGCGGGGTATGAAGCCAGCGGGACGAGCAACATGAAATTTATGATGAACGGCGCGCTGACGATCGGCACACGCGACGGCGCGACGATCGAGATGGCTGAGGAAGCCGGAGAGGAGAATTTCTTTCTCTTTGGTCTCAGCGCCCAAGAGGTCGCCGATAGCCGTGGCTGGTACAACCCGCGGTGGCACTATGAGAACGAGCCGGAGACGCGTCGGGCCTTGGACCTGATTGTTTCCGACCATTTCAGCCGCCATGAGCCGGGGGCTTTCAATCCGATTCGCGAGGCGCTGCTGACGCATGGTGATTATTACATGCACCTGGCGGACCTCAAGTCGTACAGCGAGACGCAGGAGAGACTGGGGCGCCTCTACGCTGACCCGCAGGGTTGGGCGACCAAAGCCATTCTGAATGTCGCAAGCTCTGGCAAGTTTTCCAGCGACCGCACCATTGCCGAATATGCTCGGGACATTTGGAGAGTGACACCATGCCCTGTCTCGTAG